A genomic segment from Brucella pseudogrignonensis encodes:
- the typA gene encoding translational GTPase TypA, which translates to MELRNIAIIAHVDHGKTTLVDELLKQSGSFRDNQRVAERMMDSNDIEKERGITILAKATSVVWKNTRINIVDTPGHADFGGEVERILSMVDGAIVLVDAAEGPMPQTKFVVGKALKVGLRPIVAINKIDRPDGRHEEVINEVFDLFANLDATDEQLDFPVLYGSGRNGWMALNPEGPQDEGLAPLFDLVLKHVPAPKVAEGPFRMIGTILEADPFLGRIITGRIHSGSIKANQAVKVLGQDGSLLENGRISKILAFRGIERQPIEEAQAGDIVAIAGLSKGTVADTFCDPSVSIPLEAQPIDPPTVTMSFIVNDSPYAGTEGDKVTSRVIRDRLFKEAEGNVALKIEESNEKDSFFVSGRGELQLAVLIENMRREGFELGVSRPRVVMKDGENGEKLEPIEEVVIDVDEEYSGTVVQKMSERKAEMVELRPSGGNRVRMVFYAPTRGLIGYQSELLTDTRGTAIMNRLFHDYQPFKGEISGRNNGVLISNDQGEAVAYALFNLEDRGPMIIDAGVKVYQGMLIGIHSRDNDLEVNVLKGKKLTNIRAAGKDEAVKLTPPIRMTLERALSWIQDDELVEVTPKSIRLRKLYLDPNERKRFEKSKSSAA; encoded by the coding sequence ATGGAATTGCGTAATATCGCTATTATCGCACACGTTGACCATGGCAAAACCACGCTGGTTGACGAACTGCTGAAGCAGTCCGGTTCTTTCCGCGACAATCAGCGCGTCGCAGAACGCATGATGGATTCGAACGACATCGAAAAGGAACGTGGGATTACCATTCTCGCGAAAGCCACTTCGGTTGTTTGGAAGAACACACGCATCAACATCGTTGATACGCCAGGTCACGCCGATTTTGGCGGTGAAGTTGAGCGTATTCTTTCGATGGTGGACGGCGCTATCGTGCTCGTTGATGCTGCTGAAGGCCCAATGCCACAGACGAAGTTCGTTGTTGGTAAGGCACTCAAGGTTGGCCTTCGTCCGATCGTTGCGATCAATAAGATTGACCGTCCAGATGGTCGCCATGAAGAAGTCATCAATGAAGTTTTCGACCTCTTCGCCAATCTTGATGCGACCGACGAACAGCTCGACTTTCCAGTTCTTTACGGTTCAGGCCGTAACGGCTGGATGGCACTGAACCCGGAAGGCCCTCAGGACGAAGGTCTGGCACCACTGTTCGATCTGGTTCTCAAGCACGTTCCAGCGCCAAAGGTTGCTGAAGGTCCGTTCCGCATGATCGGTACGATTCTTGAAGCTGATCCGTTCCTTGGACGTATCATCACAGGTCGTATTCACTCCGGTTCCATCAAGGCTAACCAGGCTGTCAAGGTTCTCGGTCAGGATGGTTCGCTGCTCGAAAATGGCCGTATCTCGAAGATTCTCGCGTTCCGCGGCATTGAGCGTCAGCCAATTGAGGAAGCACAGGCAGGCGACATCGTTGCTATTGCCGGTCTTTCCAAGGGCACCGTTGCTGACACATTCTGCGATCCTTCAGTTAGCATTCCGTTGGAAGCACAGCCAATCGATCCGCCAACTGTGACCATGTCCTTTATCGTCAATGACAGCCCTTATGCTGGTACTGAAGGCGATAAGGTGACGAGCCGCGTTATTCGTGACCGTCTGTTCAAGGAAGCAGAAGGCAACGTTGCGCTTAAGATCGAAGAATCAAACGAAAAAGATTCGTTCTTCGTTTCGGGTCGTGGCGAATTGCAACTTGCAGTTCTGATCGAAAACATGCGCCGTGAAGGCTTCGAGCTTGGCGTTTCGCGTCCACGCGTCGTCATGAAAGACGGTGAAAACGGCGAAAAGCTTGAGCCTATCGAAGAAGTGGTCATCGACGTCGATGAAGAATATTCGGGTACTGTTGTTCAGAAAATGTCTGAACGTAAGGCCGAAATGGTCGAACTGCGTCCTTCGGGCGGCAACCGCGTTCGTATGGTGTTTTATGCACCGACCCGCGGTCTGATCGGCTATCAGTCGGAACTTCTGACCGATACACGCGGCACGGCGATCATGAACCGTCTGTTCCATGATTATCAGCCATTTAAGGGTGAAATTTCGGGTCGTAACAATGGCGTTCTGATTTCCAACGATCAGGGTGAAGCGGTTGCTTATGCGCTGTTCAATCTCGAAGATCGTGGTCCGATGATCATCGATGCTGGCGTCAAGGTCTATCAGGGCATGCTGATCGGTATTCACTCGCGCGATAACGATCTGGAAGTCAACGTATTGAAGGGCAAGAAGCTCACCAACATCCGTGCCGCCGGTAAGGATGAAGCCGTGAAGCTGACGCCTCCGATCCGTATGACGCTGGAACGCGCTCTGTCGTGGATTCAGGACGACGAACTGGTCGAAGTGACGCCAAAGTCGATCCGTCTGCGCAAGCTTTACCTCGATCCAAATGAGCGCAAGCGCTTTGAAAAGAGCAAGTCGAGCGCAGCTTGA
- a CDS encoding ABC transporter ATP-binding protein: MTTTVLELQNITKRFGTLTANDDISLKLERGEILAFLGENGAGKTTLMNILFGHYVPDVGRVFVKGTEIPQGKPRAAIDAGVGMVHQHFTLAPNLTVLENIITGTQSLWKLKSAHGAAHAKIAEIAKRFGLQVDPDARLGDLSVGEQQRVEILKALYNDADILILDEPTAVLTTQEAESLFATLKEMARQGLSLIFISHKLHEVMSAADRVVVLRGGKLVAERKASETSKEELAELMVGRRVSRPSRAAATPGETLLEAKNVTVIEEGTTRLTDLDFHLRAGETLGIIGVSGNGQAALGRLVSGLSQPANGSLALFGQAVTKFDPREFVAMGVGRIPEDRNAEGAIGDLTLWENAVLERVRDPQFSNGILVNRTAAREFTDRIIKDFDVRGGTPDSRIRLLSGGNMQKLILGRNLETAPRILIAAQPTRGLDEGAVAAIHARILEARSKGAAVLLISEDLDEIIGLADRVQAIVKGKLSPPIDADEANAQRLGLMMAGEWQTQTTKGLN; this comes from the coding sequence ATGACCACCACAGTTCTTGAACTGCAAAACATCACAAAACGCTTTGGCACACTGACCGCCAATGACGATATTTCGTTGAAGCTTGAGCGCGGCGAAATCCTCGCCTTTTTGGGCGAAAACGGCGCGGGCAAAACCACGCTGATGAATATCCTCTTCGGCCATTATGTGCCCGATGTTGGGCGCGTTTTCGTCAAGGGCACTGAAATCCCGCAGGGCAAGCCACGCGCCGCAATCGATGCAGGCGTTGGCATGGTGCATCAGCATTTTACGCTGGCTCCCAATCTTACGGTTCTGGAAAACATCATCACCGGGACACAAAGCCTGTGGAAGCTGAAGTCAGCCCATGGTGCTGCTCATGCCAAGATCGCCGAAATTGCCAAGCGCTTTGGCCTGCAGGTCGATCCCGATGCACGGCTTGGTGATCTTTCGGTCGGCGAGCAACAGCGCGTGGAAATTCTTAAAGCGCTGTATAATGACGCGGACATCCTCATCCTCGATGAGCCGACTGCCGTTCTGACCACCCAGGAAGCCGAAAGCCTGTTCGCGACATTAAAAGAGATGGCGCGTCAGGGCCTGTCGCTCATTTTCATTTCACACAAACTACACGAAGTCATGTCGGCAGCTGACCGCGTTGTGGTCTTGCGCGGCGGCAAGCTTGTCGCTGAGCGTAAAGCGTCCGAAACATCGAAGGAAGAGCTCGCCGAGCTCATGGTCGGTCGCCGTGTTTCTCGCCCTTCACGTGCAGCTGCGACGCCCGGTGAGACTTTGCTTGAGGCAAAGAACGTGACCGTGATAGAGGAAGGCACAACACGCCTGACAGATCTCGATTTTCATCTGCGTGCAGGCGAGACACTGGGCATCATCGGTGTTTCAGGCAATGGTCAGGCAGCGCTGGGTCGTCTTGTTTCGGGGCTTAGCCAGCCTGCCAATGGTTCACTCGCCCTATTCGGACAAGCGGTGACGAAATTTGATCCGCGTGAGTTTGTGGCCATGGGTGTTGGCCGCATCCCGGAAGATCGCAATGCGGAAGGTGCAATTGGCGATCTAACGCTTTGGGAAAATGCCGTGCTCGAACGCGTGCGTGATCCGCAGTTTTCCAATGGTATTCTGGTCAATCGAACGGCAGCGCGTGAATTTACGGATCGCATTATTAAAGATTTCGATGTCCGCGGTGGAACGCCCGACAGCCGCATTCGCCTGCTCTCGGGCGGCAATATGCAAAAGCTAATTCTTGGCCGCAATCTTGAAACGGCGCCCCGCATTCTGATTGCAGCGCAGCCAACACGCGGCCTCGACGAAGGTGCGGTTGCTGCCATTCACGCCCGCATTTTGGAAGCGCGCTCCAAAGGAGCAGCAGTGCTGCTCATCTCGGAAGATCTTGATGAGATTATCGGTCTAGCTGATCGCGTTCAGGCCATCGTCAAGGGTAAGCTGTCACCGCCAATTGATGCCGATGAAGCCAATGCGCAAAGACTGGGCCTGATGATGGCCGGTGAATGGCAGACACAGACCACAAAGGGGCTGAACTGA
- a CDS encoding amidase — MKQQDATALAHAFAKGVLTAREAMDAAIEAAEKWRPLGAIAYLDAELGRKNAEAFDHKAPFAGVPSLFKDLGGPCAGLPIRLGSRACADAPRHLDSELAARLRKAGLNFFGTTTVPEFGMALASEPINGPPARHPFDEKLSPAGSSGGAAAAIAAGIVSIAHATDAGGSIRVPAATCGLIGLKPSRGTMPAGPHFGNYLAGIASEFALCRSIRDAKTLFPLVAGNTESFLPDVSFRSDIKPSKLRIGVVAGDLPRYPVTDERQQVIDDAARFLQTRGHTIHTIDAGTLAPLVDASATAFDRIISANLASAVDAFSIDEAKLERLTQAVASRGRKMSAVELYDAMNGGVMTAYQLWQIFHDLDVLITPMLACGPQPVGSYPMDHDDVDAHWHKMNAFAPYAALANISGFPALSMPFGEDTNGMPLAIQLIAPMGGDNLLLELGELMEEDHRWQHKFGVAGLNA; from the coding sequence CGCAATTGAAGCAGCAGAAAAATGGCGCCCTCTGGGCGCCATTGCATATCTCGACGCAGAACTGGGGCGTAAGAATGCGGAAGCTTTTGATCATAAAGCTCCTTTCGCCGGAGTGCCGTCGCTTTTCAAAGATCTCGGCGGCCCATGCGCTGGACTGCCGATCCGGCTTGGATCGCGCGCTTGCGCAGATGCACCGCGACACCTTGATTCAGAACTCGCTGCACGTTTACGCAAAGCTGGGCTTAACTTTTTCGGCACGACAACTGTTCCTGAATTCGGGATGGCGCTTGCAAGTGAGCCAATAAACGGGCCCCCCGCCCGCCACCCCTTCGATGAAAAGCTTTCACCTGCAGGCTCATCCGGTGGTGCCGCTGCAGCCATTGCAGCAGGCATTGTATCGATAGCGCACGCAACTGATGCAGGCGGCTCGATCCGCGTTCCGGCTGCAACTTGCGGGCTGATCGGCCTAAAGCCAAGCCGTGGTACTATGCCCGCTGGTCCGCATTTCGGTAACTACCTCGCGGGTATTGCAAGCGAATTTGCGCTTTGCCGCTCAATCCGCGATGCAAAAACTCTGTTCCCGCTCGTTGCAGGCAACACTGAGAGCTTTCTGCCTGACGTCTCATTTCGATCAGATATCAAGCCGTCAAAACTGCGTATCGGTGTAGTTGCAGGAGATTTGCCAAGATATCCAGTGACGGACGAGCGCCAACAAGTGATTGACGATGCAGCCCGCTTTCTACAAACGCGGGGCCACACAATCCATACAATCGACGCGGGAACGCTTGCACCTCTCGTTGATGCGAGTGCCACTGCGTTTGATCGGATCATATCGGCAAATCTGGCCTCGGCAGTTGATGCATTTTCCATTGATGAAGCAAAGCTCGAAAGACTGACACAGGCCGTGGCATCACGCGGGCGCAAGATGAGCGCCGTCGAACTCTACGACGCTATGAATGGTGGTGTGATGACTGCCTATCAGCTCTGGCAGATTTTCCACGATCTTGATGTGCTGATTACGCCGATGCTCGCGTGCGGGCCGCAGCCAGTCGGATCATACCCGATGGATCATGACGATGTGGACGCCCACTGGCATAAGATGAATGCCTTTGCGCCTTATGCGGCATTGGCCAATATTTCCGGCTTTCCGGCACTTTCGATGCCTTTTGGCGAGGACACGAATGGCATGCCACTTGCAATTCAGTTGATTGCTCCGATGGGAGGGGACAATCTGCTTTTAGAGCTTGGCGAGCTGATGGAAGAGGACCATCGCTGGCAGCACAAATTTGGCGTTGCGGGGTTGAACGCATGA
- a CDS encoding ABC transporter permease, whose translation MNELMDILLSAGLWVSVLRIATPLIFGTLGALYCERAGVLNLGIEGIMTFGAMIGWLTVFNGADLWVGVLAAAASGAVFGLLHAALTVPLGLSQHVVGLGITLIASSLSYFLFRLLVPLSSTPPSITPFQPVNPSWLTDIPFIGQVLGTQTALTWLAIPLALLLGYVLFRTPLGLAIRMTGENPHAAEAQGINPIRVRIFTIMFGSALMAVGGSFLTLSAFNSFFPTMMQGRGWVCIALVVFASWKPARALLGALLFALFDAFQLRLQTVYGKLVPYQLFLMIPYIMSIVALVVMARRARVPQALMQPYRRGER comes from the coding sequence ATGAACGAGCTGATGGATATTCTGCTTTCCGCTGGCCTCTGGGTCTCGGTCCTGCGCATCGCAACTCCGCTGATTTTCGGCACGCTCGGCGCGCTTTATTGCGAACGTGCGGGCGTACTCAATCTCGGCATCGAAGGTATCATGACCTTTGGCGCAATGATCGGCTGGTTGACTGTCTTTAACGGCGCTGACCTCTGGGTGGGCGTGCTGGCAGCGGCAGCATCGGGTGCCGTGTTTGGCTTGTTGCATGCAGCACTGACCGTGCCGCTGGGGCTCTCGCAACATGTTGTCGGCCTTGGCATAACGCTCATTGCCTCGAGCCTCAGCTACTTCCTGTTTCGCCTTCTGGTGCCACTATCCTCAACGCCACCATCGATTACGCCGTTCCAGCCAGTTAATCCATCGTGGCTCACCGATATTCCATTTATCGGGCAGGTACTTGGCACTCAGACGGCATTGACATGGCTTGCCATTCCGCTGGCACTTCTGCTGGGTTATGTTCTTTTCCGCACACCGCTTGGCCTCGCCATCCGCATGACCGGCGAAAACCCGCATGCCGCGGAAGCGCAAGGCATCAATCCTATCCGTGTGCGTATTTTCACGATCATGTTCGGCAGTGCGCTGATGGCTGTCGGCGGTTCGTTTCTCACGCTCTCTGCGTTCAACTCGTTCTTCCCGACCATGATGCAGGGACGCGGCTGGGTCTGCATCGCACTTGTCGTATTCGCCTCATGGAAACCTGCACGCGCACTTTTGGGCGCCCTGCTCTTTGCGCTCTTTGATGCTTTCCAGCTGCGCTTGCAGACGGTCTATGGGAAGCTGGTGCCTTATCAACTTTTCCTGATGATCCCTTACATCATGTCAATTGTAGCTCTTGTCGTCATGGCGCGCCGTGCACGCGTACCACAGGCACTGATGCAGCCTTATCGCCGCGGCGAGCGATAA
- the mgtE gene encoding magnesium transporter, whose product MTDNNFSSEVFNVADLPAAAIASRIADIRTGDAVEIVNELDADDAVAVIAQLSQEDAIRLLDQPELERATEILTILPPNISSELLDGMSADRATDVFQSMEDADRARLFPILAPETKAALKKLMGYPTNTAGSLMTIEFITVPSNWNVGQTLEHIRKVERTRETVYAIYVVDPQTRVLLGVVSLRRLIIRELDEPILSLARDDDPITISPNADREDVARLFRKHDLLAVPVVDDSRHIIGIVTVDDVLDAMTEDASEDAYRFGGMEALDKPYMRIGFGEMLKKRGGWLGILFLGEMLTASAMQHFELELEKALVLTLFIPLIMSSGGNSGSQATSLIIRALALQELTLKDWWRVAIREIPTGLALGSFLGFIGIVRIAIWQNLGIYDYGEHWMLVAATVGMALVCIVTFGSVTGSMLPFILRRLGFDPASASAPFVATLVDVTGLVIYFSVALVILSGTLL is encoded by the coding sequence ATGACCGACAACAACTTCTCCTCCGAAGTATTCAATGTTGCCGACCTACCTGCTGCAGCAATCGCCAGCCGCATCGCCGATATTCGCACCGGCGACGCAGTTGAGATCGTCAACGAACTCGACGCAGATGATGCAGTCGCAGTTATCGCACAACTCTCGCAAGAAGACGCCATTCGTCTGCTTGATCAGCCGGAGCTTGAACGCGCAACTGAAATCCTGACGATTCTTCCGCCCAATATTTCCAGTGAATTGCTGGACGGGATGTCCGCTGACCGTGCGACGGACGTCTTCCAGTCGATGGAAGATGCGGATCGGGCACGCTTATTTCCCATTCTTGCGCCAGAAACAAAGGCCGCGCTGAAAAAGCTTATGGGCTATCCCACAAATACTGCGGGTAGCCTCATGACAATCGAGTTCATCACTGTCCCGTCAAACTGGAATGTCGGGCAAACGCTTGAGCACATCCGAAAGGTGGAGCGCACACGCGAGACTGTTTACGCAATCTATGTGGTCGATCCGCAGACACGTGTTCTGCTGGGTGTGGTTAGTTTGCGCCGGCTGATTATCCGCGAGCTGGATGAGCCGATCCTTTCGCTCGCACGCGACGATGATCCTATTACCATTTCACCAAACGCAGATCGTGAAGACGTTGCGCGCCTTTTCCGCAAGCACGATCTTCTGGCGGTTCCCGTCGTTGATGACAGCCGTCACATCATCGGCATTGTGACTGTCGATGATGTGTTGGATGCCATGACCGAGGATGCGAGCGAAGACGCCTATCGTTTCGGTGGTATGGAAGCACTCGACAAGCCATACATGCGCATTGGTTTCGGTGAAATGCTCAAAAAGCGCGGTGGCTGGCTGGGTATTCTGTTTCTCGGCGAAATGCTCACAGCCAGTGCGATGCAGCATTTTGAGCTGGAGCTGGAAAAGGCACTGGTTCTGACCTTGTTCATTCCGCTCATCATGTCTTCGGGTGGTAATTCGGGTTCGCAGGCCACATCGCTCATCATTCGTGCACTGGCATTGCAGGAGCTGACACTTAAAGACTGGTGGCGGGTGGCAATTCGCGAAATACCGACAGGACTGGCTCTGGGCTCGTTCCTTGGCTTCATCGGCATTGTTCGCATCGCTATTTGGCAGAATCTCGGCATCTATGATTATGGTGAGCATTGGATGCTGGTTGCAGCCACGGTGGGTATGGCACTTGTCTGTATCGTAACTTTTGGTTCGGTAACGGGGTCAATGCTGCCGTTTATCCTTCGCAGACTGGGCTTCGATCCAGCGAGTGCATCGGCACCTTTTGTTGCAACGCTCGTCGATGTGACAGGTCTTGTCATTTATTTCAGTGTGGCACTGGTCATTCTTTCAGGCACTTTGCTGTAG
- a CDS encoding ABC transporter permease: MRIERRETRPMVLVATAPIIAVVAAFVLAGLLIAAAGAPVFESFKQIAIGAFGTRLSITETLTRAAPLMLTGLAAAVAFRSKLWNIGAEGQFYMGALAVVAFGTQLALPAALLIPLLLIVGAIAGMIFLLIPLGLRLRFGVDEVVTTLLLNFVAVLFVSMMIEGPMKDPLAFGWPQSEPIPDAAVLPKIMSGMRLHIGIVIAIVLALIIAYVQKRTVFGLETKAAGLNPKAARFAGVPLGKTLVKVACISGGLAGLAGAIQVMGVKGYVTTDLSPGFGYSGIIVAMLANLNPIGAIFSALFAAAMFVGADGMSRAIGIPSFIADVTVALSLLTMLVALFFTQYRIAR, encoded by the coding sequence ATGCGTATTGAACGACGCGAAACTCGCCCCATGGTTTTGGTAGCAACGGCTCCAATTATTGCAGTGGTTGCTGCCTTTGTTCTTGCTGGACTGCTGATCGCCGCCGCCGGTGCGCCAGTGTTTGAATCTTTCAAACAGATTGCAATTGGTGCTTTTGGAACCAGGCTTTCAATCACCGAAACGCTGACACGCGCAGCCCCTTTAATGCTGACTGGTCTTGCGGCAGCTGTCGCGTTTCGCTCCAAGCTCTGGAACATTGGCGCAGAAGGTCAATTCTATATGGGCGCGCTTGCAGTTGTCGCCTTCGGTACGCAATTAGCCCTCCCCGCAGCCCTGCTTATTCCACTTCTGCTGATCGTCGGCGCTATTGCCGGGATGATCTTCCTTTTGATCCCGCTTGGCCTGCGTTTGCGCTTTGGTGTTGATGAAGTCGTGACCACATTGCTGCTCAATTTCGTCGCGGTTCTCTTCGTTTCGATGATGATAGAAGGCCCGATGAAAGACCCGCTGGCTTTTGGCTGGCCGCAGTCAGAGCCAATACCGGATGCAGCTGTGCTGCCAAAAATCATGTCGGGCATGCGGCTCCATATTGGCATCGTGATTGCCATCGTCCTCGCCCTCATCATTGCCTACGTGCAAAAGCGTACAGTGTTTGGCCTTGAAACCAAGGCTGCGGGGCTTAATCCGAAAGCCGCACGTTTCGCAGGTGTTCCGCTTGGCAAAACACTGGTGAAAGTTGCGTGCATTTCCGGTGGTCTGGCTGGTCTTGCCGGTGCCATACAAGTCATGGGCGTGAAAGGCTATGTCACGACCGACCTTTCGCCGGGCTTTGGTTATTCCGGCATCATCGTTGCCATGCTCGCCAATCTGAACCCCATCGGCGCTATTTTCTCGGCGCTCTTTGCAGCCGCCATGTTCGTGGGTGCAGACGGCATGAGCCGCGCTATTGGCATTCCAAGCTTCATCGCCGATGTGACTGTGGCGCTCTCACTGCTCACCATGTTGGTTGCACTCTTCTTCACCCAATACAGGATCGCCCGATGA